TCACCGCCATACAGCACCTCAGCCAACGCCAGCGCGGTCTCGGTCTTACCGACGCCCGAAGTACCGGCCAGCATGAACACCCCGATCGGCTTGTTCGGATTGTCCAGCCCTGCGCGGCTGGTCTGGATGCGCTTGGCAATCATCTTCATCGCATGGTCCTGGCCGATCACCCGCTGCGCCAGCCGCTCTTTCAGGTTCAGGATGGTTTCAATCTCATCCTTGACCATGCGGCCCACCGGGATACCGGTCCAGTCGCCCACCACCGAGGCCACCGCCTGATGGTCGACAATCGGCAGGATCAGTGCAGAGTCGCCCTGCAGCGCTTCCAGCTCGGCGTTCTTGTCCTTCAGCTCCTGCATCAGCTTGGCGCGCTCTTCGTCCGGCAGCGGGCTATCGGCGGCGCCCTCCGCAGCGTCGTCCCCGGCATCCGGCGCAGCATCCACGGGGGCGGCTCCCTCCCGGAGCTTGGCGCGCAGCTCCAGAATGCCCTCGACCACCGCCTTTTCCTTGTCCCAGCGCTCGGTCAGGCCTGCCAGCCGTTCCTCTTCGGCAGCCTTGGCGGCTTCCACCGCCTCGCGCCGGTCGGCGACCTCATAGCCGGCAGTCTCGTCGCGGCCGATAATCTCCAGCTCGGTGGTCAGCGCCTCAATCCTGCGCTGGCTGTCGTCAACCTCGGCCGGAACCGCGTGCTGGCTGACCGCCACCCGCGCACAGGCCGTATCCAGAAGGCTGACGGACTTGTCCGGCAGCTGCCGCGCCGGGATGTAGCGCGCCGACAGGCTGACGGCCGCCTCGATCCCCTCGTCCAGCACCTGCACCCGGTGGTGGTTTTCCAGCATCGAGGCAATGCCGCGCATCATCAGGATTGCCTTCTGGATGCCCGGTTCCTCGACCTTGACCACCTGGAAGCGGCGGGTCAGTGCCGGGTCTTTCTCAATGTATTTCTTGTACTCTGCCCAGGTGGTCGCGCCGATGGTGCGCAGCGTCCCGCGCGCCAGCGCCGGTTTCAAGAGGTTCGCCGCATCGCCGGTGCCAGCCGCACCGCCCGCACCCACCAGCGTGTGGGTTTCATCGACAAACATCACAATCGGCACCGGGCTTGCCTGCACCTCGTCGATCACCTGGCGCAGGCGGTTTTCAAACTCGCCCTTCATGCTGGCACCGGCCTGCAGCAGGCCCACGTCCAGCACCATCAGCCGCACATCCTTCAGCGCCGGCGGCACGTCGCCGCGCGCGATCCGCAGCGCAAAACCCTCGACCACAGCCGTCTTACCCACGCCCGCCTCGCCGGTCAGGATCGGGTTGTTCTGGCGCCGCCGCATCAGAATATCAACGATCTGGCGGATTTCCTCATCGCGGCCCACGATCGGGTCGATTTCGCCGTTGCGGGCCTGTTCGGTCAGGTCAGTGCAGAACTGCTGCAGCGCCTCGCCCTTGCCCATGGCGCCCGGCGCCATCGAGCCGGAGGCCTCACCCGGCTCCGCCCCGCCGCCGGTCACGTTAGAGCCATCCTGCGCCCCCAGCCGTTCCTCGGGCGAGCCATCGGTGGCCTTATGGAAGTTATCGGCCAGATCATCGGCACCGATCTTCGCCAGCTCCGGCGACATGTTCGACAGGATGTTGCGCAGCGCCGGTGTCTTCAGCATCCCCAAAAGCAGATGGCCGCTGCGCACCTGGCCCGCGGAGTAGAGCAGCGAACCCCAGACCCAGCCGCGTTCCATCGCATCCATCAGGTGATCCGACAGGTCCGAGATCGTCGAGGCGCCGCGCGGCAGCATGTCCAGCGCCCGGGTCAGCTCACTGGCAATCTTGCCCGTATCCAGGTCGTAATGCTGGATGATCCGGTGCATATCGCTGTCCTGCTGCGCCAGCAGCTGATGCATCCAGTGCACCAGTTCCACATAGGGGTTTCCGCGCATCTTGCAGAACACGGTTGCGCTCTCGACAGCCTGGTATCCCAGCTTGTTCAATTTGCCAAACAGCGCCACGCGGCTGATCTCGGTCATCTCAAATCCCTCCCTCTACAGGCTTCTCAGCCCCGGCGCCTAATCCCGGGTACAGGTACAAATCATTCACATCCGGCTGGTCCGCATCCGGATCCGGGCGCGAGCGCACCCAGCTGGTGTGCCCCAGCCGCGTGGTGCCGCCCAAGGATGCCCGCGGCACCTCGTCGCCCGCCAGAACCAGGTTCACGTCCCAGTCCAGAATATCGCCGGCATAAGAGCGCACAATCGCCCGCAGCCGGTCCAGCGCCGCGCCGCCGGGCAGCAGCCGCTCATAATCTTCCAGTTTCAGCGGCCCGATGCGGATGCGGAACTTGGCACTGCGGCTCCAGACCTTGTCGCCGATGCTGGTGGTCTGTCCCAGCCCGCCGTAACCCAGCTGCCAGCGGTCGTCCGGCTCCAGCTCCAGCCAGCTGCCGACATACTCCTCCAGAGAGACGGGCACCTCGAAAAACGCCGACAGGATCGACACCAGCCCCTCGGCGTTCTTGGCGCCCTTCGCCAGGTGGCCCGCAAAATGCAGCTTGGCCAGATCCGGCATGTCGTCGCGGCTGGTGAACTTGAAACCGTTGTAACCGATCAGCGATGCCACCTTGCGCGCCATCGGGTCATCCGCCCGGTCAAAGCTCACCGCGGGCGAGCCCTGCGTCCAGGCCCGGTACAAGAGGCTCATCAGCCGGTGCGTCAGCATATCGGCAAAGGCCACCATCGTCGGGTCGCGGTGATTCCTTTTGCGGTCGCGGGCGTATTCGGTCAGATGCAGCGGCAGCGGGCCTTGCGGGCCGAACAGCCCGAAGAACCGGTTGGTCAGCACCGCCGGCTTGTCCCCCTCCGCCGGTTTGAACGCAGCAATGGTCGAGGGCGGGAACGCCAGTTCCGCCTCCTGCCCCAGCCGCAGCCGGTCCTGCCGCGGACGGCGGCTTTCGCCCAGGCGCGGGGCGTCATCGAAATGCGCCTCCAATACCCGCAGGGCCTGAAAAACATGATGTTTCTCAGGGTCCATGGCCAGCCGGCCATACAGGCTCAGATCATCCGGCCGAGGCCCTTTTCCGGTCGCCATCTGGCAATTTCCCCGCGTTTTTCGGTTTTCAGGACGGTCTCCGTGAACGAGTTGATGCTGGCATAACCGCGGAAGAACCGCTCCAGCACGGCCCCCAGCGCATAGATGTTGCTGCCCTCGAAAAAGCTCTCGTCAAAGCCCAGGGTGATCTCCAGCCCCCGCACCGCGGTCGACAGCACCTCATCGCTCATCCGCCGCACGATGGGCCGGGCGCTGACCGACAGGATGCCCTCCAGCTGCTTTTCCGTCACCCGGTCGCCCAAGGGCGCATAAAGCCCGACCAGCTCCCGCAGCGCTTCCGCCGACTGGCCCTTGCCGGTTTCGGCAATCGAGACATAGTTCAGGCTCAGATGCGAAATCAGCCGCCAGGCGGTATCGCCCTGCGCCAGGGTCGGATGCGGCCGAGTTGGCGACACCGGCAGCGTCACCTTCTTGATCGGGCCGCCCTCTGGCAGCTGGAACACATCGTCATTGCCGGTGGCCAGCAGCATCGGCAGATCGCGGTTGGTGCACAGCGCCTTGACCGCCAGCTGCTCCAGCCCGGCGGAATAGGGCGCCTGCGCCCGGTCCACCAGCGTCAGGAACACTTCCGATCCCAGATAAGAGCTGCGCACCCCGCGCAGGCGCTCCTTCTCCGACCGCTGCCGCATCCGCCGCTTGATAGTGTAATAAGCCGGGTGGCTTTCGCCCGCGGCGGTGAAATCATTGGCGGAATAGAACGGGCGGAACACCACGTCGTCCTCGCCCTCGCCGCTGATGCCCACCACGCTCTGCAATCCGTAGATCTCGAAATCAAGGCCCGCAGTGCGGTTCGGGATCACATGGTGCTCAGTATCAATCGGTGCGATCCGCACCCGGTCGCAGCGCTTCTCGAACAGGTTCACGGCGGGGACCGCGTTCAGCTTGAACACCTCCGGCACCACGATCGGCGCAATCTCCGGCATGCCTTCGCGCAGCAGGATATAGAGATCAACCTCATTGCCTTCGGATTTCCGCAACCCTTCGCGCAGCCCCTGCAGTTCGACAAAGCGGAACCGCTCCGGCATCGCGAAATATTCCTGCAGCAGCCGGTAGCCGTCGTAGACCCGGCGCGGCACCGGCAGGAGCGCCTCATCGGGGCCAAAGCCCTTCTGCACCACCCGGGCCTGGCGCAGCGGCAGCTGCCAGTCGGCGCGGCGGTCGGTGGAGCGTGCCACGATCCCCTGCACCTGGGTGCACAGCAGTTCCAGCAGCGGCCAGCTGTTGCCCGCCTCGCCGGTCAGGTACAGCGACAGCTTGTCCATTTCCAGCTTGCTGATCGGGTCGCCGTCAATGCGCTTGATCCGCAGCCGGATGCCGGCGCGGGCGTCATACCCGGTGGCAACCCCTGCCGCCACCAGCTCGCCGCGGCCGTCAATATACTGCGCCTCGGTGATCTGGACCGGCCACATGGTCAGATCAGCGGCGGTGCGGAATTCGCAGGGCGTCTGCTCGCCCTCGGTCAGCCGCGACCGCAGCGTCGATCCGCGCTTCAGCACATAGCCGCTTTTCACGGCTGAGTTCGCCACATCCGGCTCAAACGCCGCGATCATCATCGACGGTGTCGGCGCCAGGTAATGCGGATAGATGATCTCCAGGAGGTTGGAAGTGAAATTCGGATACTGCAGCTCCAGCTCCAGCTGCACCCGCGCGGTCAGGAACGCGGCGCCCTCCAGCAGGCGCTCCACATAAGGGTCAAGAACCTCGACCCCTTCCATGCCCAGCCGGGCCGCGATCTTGGGATAGGCGGCAGCAAACTCCGCGCCCATGTCGCGCAGATAATTCAGCTCATTCTCGTAATGGGTCAGCAGCCGTGTATCCATCACATGGCCCTTTCCATCTGCACCTCGCCGGTGGTCAGATCGACCTTGCTGCGCAGGTACAGCTCCAGCGGCATCGGCTGCGCCCACATGTCGGCGCGGATTTCCAGCCCCACGGTCATCTCGGTCGCGTCGGTGCCATCCTGCAGCCGCACATCGACCGAGCCTTCGATGATCCGCGGCTCATAAGTGGCAATCGCCTGCTTGATCGACCGGCGGATCGCCTCTGCCTTCTCGGTGGTCGAGGCCTCCCCCGCCACTTCGATCAGCCCGTAGTTCAGCACCGAGGCAGACACCGCCGGGTACTTCTCCGCATCGAAATGGCTTTCGACATTCTGGGTGTTCAGCAGCCACGACAGATCGCGCTGGATGATTTCCCGCAGCCGCACCAGATCAATCACCCGGCTCTCGCGGGTTTCCTTCTGATTGCCAGGCGCATTGTCGGTCAGCCGGTCCAGCAGCGAGGGCTGCAGGCGCTCGGCCAGTGTCTTGTCAGCCATTCTCTTCGCCGTGCCCATCCATCCGGAGTGTGCGCACGTCCATGATGGCAATATCCTCATCGCCGATCGCCAGCAGCCGCTGGCCCAGACCGGTATAGGTTTCCGCGCCGGCATCCTCCCACACGGTGGCGCGCGCCAGCATCGACAGCCCGTCGGCCTTCTCGCTGCCGGGATAACGGGTCGGGATCATCGCGGCCACTTCGCCGCCGCCCTCGAGGGTCAGCGTGCCCGCGGTCCAGACAGCATCGCGCAGGTCGCACGGCTCCTCTGCCTCGAACGAGACGATCTTGGAAAACGGCAGCCAGTAGTACTTGCCGTTGATCACCGCTTCCAGCACCGGACCCAGCCGCATGTCAGCGTCCGCAATCCACTCGAACCGCTTGCCGTTCACCTCGCCTGGGCTGGCCGGTGCGGCATCAAACGCCTTGGCGCGCAGCTCCGCCGCTTCCTTGGGGTTGCCGGTTGCCAGCAGTTTCTGCGCCTCGATCAGATGCGCCAGCCATTCCTCCGGCTCGCCCAGGATCAGCGGCGACTTTTCTCCCGCGAACACCTTCTCGCGGTAGACCTCGCAGATGATCGCCTCGCGGTACGCCTGCGCCATCACCGTGGCGCCTTCGTCCAGCCCCGCCGCCGCCTTCAGCTGGGCAATCGCCCGGTTCCAGTCGCCCAGAACGCACAGCAGCTGAAACAGAAACACCCGCAGCTTGGGATTGCTCGCATCCGCGCGGATCTTGGCTTGCAGCGCCTCCAGCGCCGCCTTGGGATCACCAGCTTTCAGATGCTCTTCGGGGGTCATGGGGCTCTACTCCGCAACAGGGACGACTGCTGAATACATGTCAGAAAAACGGACCCCGGGCATGCAATACGCCCGGGGTCCGCCAAATGGTTTACTCGACCTTGCCGGTCTGCACGTTCCAGGTAAAGTTCGGTTTCTGCGCAGTGAGCTTACCGGATTTCTGGTCGGTTGCCTTGTACTCATGAATGATAGAGGCATAGGCCAGCGACCAGGTTTCTTCCGGAATACCATCTTCACTGGAAGAGATCGAATAGGTGTCGATCACAACATCCTTCAGTGTCCAGGTCGAATAAGCCTGAAGACCTTCGGACGCGCTTTCGCCGGAACGGCACCAGTACATCTTGATTTCCGGGCGCACGGTGCCGTTTGCCACAGCAAGCGCCAGATCGTTCGAAGCCTTGCCCATCTGCGACGTGACTTCAATTTTCCCGAAGTTCGAGTTCGCATGCATACGCTGGGTAGACCCAAGGTCAGTCATTTCCACGGCGCGTTCGACATTCCAGCTTGCCGACTGGATGACGATCATCTTTTCAAAACCGGTAACGGTCGAGTCGCCTTTAATGTCCTTAATTTCGACGAACATATTAGCAGCCATAGCTGTATCCTTTCATAATTGATTTGAGTGTCGTTTCGGTTAGGAGGAGGCGTTGGAGTGGAAATTAGCCTCCCTTTTCCGAGGGCAGTTTGGACACCAGGCGAAGCGAGACCGAAAGCCCCTCCAGCTGGTAATGCGGGCGCAGGAAGAATTTTGAGGTGTAATACCCCGGGTTGCCCTCGACCTCTTCCACAACCACTTCGGCTGCGGCCAGAGGTTTGCGCGCCTTCTGGTTCTCCGAAGAGATGTCCGCGTTGAAATCAACATAGTTGTTGATCCATTCCTGCAGCCAGGACTCCATGTCCTGACGGCTTTTGAACGAGCCGACTTTATCCCGCACCATGCACTTCAGATAGTGCGCGAACCGGCATGTGGCGAACAGATACGGCAGCCGTGCGCCCAGGTTGGCGTTGGCGGTGGCGTCCGGATCGTCATATTCGGCCGGCTTGTGCAGCGACTGCGCGCCCATAAAGGTCGCAACGTCGGTGTTCTTGCGGTGAATGAGCGGCATCATGCCGTTCTTCGCCAGCTCCGCCTCGCGCCGGTCATCAATGGCAATCTCGGTCGGGCATTTCTGATCGACGCCGCCATCGGTGGTCGGGAAGGTGTGGCTGGGCAGGTTCTCCAGCGTGCCGCCGCTTTCGACGCCGCGGATGCGCGAGCACCAGCCGTACATCTTGAACGAACGGGTGATGTTCACCGCCATGCCATAGGCCGCGTTGACCCAGCCATATTTCTCGCTGCCCGCACCTGCGGTGTCTTCCTCGAAGGCGAACTCTTCAACCGGGTCGGTCTTGGAGCCATAGGGCAGACGGCCCAGGAAGCGCGGCATTGCCAGACCCACGTATTTCGCATCCTCGCTGTCGCGCAGGGACCGCCAGGCGGCATATTCCGGGGTCTGGAAGATCTTGGTCAGATCGCGCGGGTTCGACAGTTCCGCCCAGCTGTCCATCTGGAACAGCGTCGGCTTGGCGCCGGTGATCAGCGGCGCATGCGCGGCAGCTGCGATCTTGGACATCTCGCCCAGCAGCTCGATATCCGGCGGCGAATGGTCGAAGTGGTAGTCTGCCACCAGGGAGCCGTAGGGCTCGCCGCCCAGCTGGCTGAATTCCTCGGTGTAGATCTTCTTGAAGATCGGCGACTGATCCCATGCCGTGCCCTTGAACTTCTTCAGGGTCTTCGACATTTCCTTCTTGGTGATCGGCATCACCCGGATTTTCAGCTGCTCATCGGTCTCGGTGTTGTTGACCAGATAGTGCAGACCGCGCCAGGCGCTTTCCAGCTGCTGGAATTCCTCGTTGTGCAGGATCAGGTTGACCTGCTCGGTCAGCTTCGCGTCAATCGCCGCGACGATGCTCTCGATCGAGCGCAGCGCGTCATCGGAAATCAGCGCCGTGTTTGCCAGCGCCTGTTCGGCCAGGGTCTTGACCGCGCTTTCCACCGCCGTCTTGGCCTGGTCCGACTTGGGGCGGAATTCCTTCTGCAGCAGGCTTGCGAATTCGGCAGAGCCAAAGGCGGCTTCACCGGCAGCGGCTTCCGCCTGGAGTTCTTCTTCAGCCATCTTCGTCCTCCGCTCTTATTCTTCGCTGTCGGCGTCGCTGCCGGGTTTCGGCTGCGCGGCCAGGGTTTTCAGCAGGCTCGGATCCTGAATGATCTTGGAGATCAGATCCTCGGCGCCGGTCTTGCCGTCCATATACGTCATCAGGTTCGACAGCTGGTTACGCGCATCCAGCAGCTCGCGCAGCGGCTCCACCTTGGCGGCAATCGCGGCGGGCTTGAAATCGTCCATGCTCTCGAACGTGATGTCGACCGCCATGTTGCCCTCGCCGGTCAGCGTGTTGGGCACGGTGAAGGCAGCGCGCGGCGCCATCGACTTCATCCGGTCGTCGAAGTTGTCCACGTCGATTTCCAGGAACTTGCGGTCCGCAACTGCAGGCTGCTCCACTTCGGATTTGCCCACCAGGTCGCTCATCACGCCCATCACGAAGGGCAGCTGCACCTTCTTCTCGGCGCCGTACAGCTCCACGTCATATTCGATCTGGACCCTTGGTGCCCGGTTGCGGGCAATGAATTTCTGTGAACTTCCGGCCATCTAGGTCTCCTTACTCGTCTTGCTTTCACGGGATCCGCAGCGGGTTCCGCCGCAGAAATTCCCCGTGTCCGTCAGTCGTCGTCGTCTTCGTCAATGCCGCCGATCAGATGGACGTTCTCCACCCCCTGCGGCGCCATGTCATTCATGATGGTGAGGAAGTCGGCCCCCACCAGCCGCTTGCACCGCTCCAGCAGGATCGGCAGCGGGCTGGAAGGCTCCGCCCTCCGGTAATAGCTGATGATACGGTCCAGCGTGTTGGACACATCCGCGGGAGAGTTGATCGCCCCGGGTGCGGATGGCATCGCCCGGCCGCCCGCGGCCGGCGCCGCGGCACCGGCCGCCTCCGCGCCGTCCTCTTCCGCGTCATCCTCGCCGGCGCTGTCGTCCGCGCTCAGATTGGCATAGCTGCTGATCCGCTTGCCGATCTGCTGCAGCAGCTTGATCAGCGCACTCAGGTCGGGCCCCTGCCCCGGTGTCTGCTCGTCAAACACCGCAGAGATCGCGCGCACGTTTTCCTCGGCCGTTTTCACCGCCGCCAGCCGCGCCGCGACAACCTCCTCGTCGCTGTCCTGGAACGCCGCGCCGATGGTGGCGCTGTCCGGGACATGCTCCATGCCCGCCGGCGCCGTCATCACCCCTTCGGCGATTTCAATGTCACGCAGGCAGAACCGGCCAAAGCCGCGGCTCTCGCTCAGCGGCGCCCGGCGCAGCGAGCGGTAGAGCGGCGACGCCCCCGCCATCCCGTCCGGCTGGCCGCACAGATCCTGGATGGCATTGATCCGCATCGTCGGATCGCCGTCGTCCTCATCCAGCTCCGGATGGCAGGTCTCCCAGAAGTCCTCCAGGCAGCCGCGGATATAGGTGGTGACATCGGCAAAACCGGACAGGCCTTCGGAATGCAGCAGCGCATCGCCCAGAAACACCGCCGCGCGCAGATCGTGGCTGCGCTCCAGCACTTCCAGCGCCTTCTTCTGCACTTCGCGGTAATCGGGATCTGTGGCCTCGATCGTCTCGTTGCCCACCACCGATTCCTCGCCCGGCTGGGCCGCCAGCTCCATCTCTGTGAAAGCCGGATCGTATTCGAGATTCTCGCCGCTAGGGGCATCATCCCCTTTGGATTGCAGCAATACTGCAGGATCCATCGTTTTTCGCCCCCCTGGGTGCAGTCTTTTTTGGTCACGTTCCCGTGTGTTAACGTAACGGAAAGCAGGTGCCACTCTTTTCGAGCCTGGTGGTTAAACCCGCGGAAACCTCAAACAATAACTTGACCCCAACAGAGCCTTATCGCCATCCTAATGTCAAACCTTTTCCAAGCATTCAATAGCGGCTGAATGATGAGTATTGATCGTATTTCTGGCAAGGAAGTCAAAGAGATGGTTCGTGAAGGGGCCAAGAAGCGGATGAGTTTCGCCTTCTGCCTCGACGCCAGCAAGGACCCGCTCCTGATGATCCAGCCGGGCAAGAAACCGGAAACCCTGAAGGCCCCGATGAAGAAAGAGGGGGGCGGTCCGCCCATGGCCTGGGGCACCTATGTGGTGCGCTCCGGCAATATGGAGATGATCTGCGAAAACGCGCCGCAGCGCATGGTCACCGAACTCAAGAAATTCCTCAAACGCAACCCGGCCAAGGTCAACGTGCTGTTCTACGATGACGGCGGCAACCTCCTGGACAGCCTCAAGCCCGAGGCCCCCGAGGGCCAGGTGACAGAGAAAGACGCCTCCGACATTTCCGCCTCCGGCATCGACGCCAAGGCGATCGCGCCGCTCAAACGGCGGCTGAAACGCATCCAGCCGCGCATCGGCCTCGCCCCCGGGCCGCTGGAGCTGAAGCTGAAACGCGCGCTGGCCAAATCGGTCCGCCTCATCAACGACGGCCGCCTGCAGGAGGCCGAGACGATGATCGTTGTGATCGAACGCGCCGTCGCCCGCATCGGCGCCGACCGCGAGGATGAGGCCAGGTCGATGAAACGCGGCCAGCGCGAAATGGACCAGCGCTCGCTTGGCGCCCAGGTCAAACGCGCCCAGTCGCTGCAGGCCAATGTCGCCCGCGCCCCGGGCAAGGTCCGCGACCGGCTGGGCCGCGCCCTGCATGTGGCTGCCCGCCACCTCAAGCGCCGCGACCTCGATTCGGCCCGCGACGCGATGGACAAGATCGAAAAGGCTCTGACCGCCCTGGTCTGACCCCGAACGCAGCCCGGCCCGCAGCGGTTGCGGGCCTGGCACCCCACCGGACCCCGGAGACCGCGATGCCCATGACCCGCCTGCTGACTGCCCTCGCCCTGACCTGCCTGCCGTTCGCCGCCGCCGCAGACACCGGCCCGCTGCGGGTTGAGCTGAACAAGACCGAGGAGATCGAGGGCGGCGGCTGCCGCGCCTTCTTCCTGTTCCGCAACCAGACCGGCAAAAGCTTTGAGGGCTTCGAGATGTCGCTCGCCATTCTCGACGGCCAGGGTGTGATCGACCGCCTGCTGTCGATCGACGCCGCCCCCCTGCCCGTCCAGCGCACCACCCTCAAACTGTTCGAAATCCCGGAAACCGCCTGCAGCAATATCTCCGAAATCCTGCTGCATGACATCACCTCCTGCCAGCCCCAGAACGAGGATCAGATGGACTGTTTCCCGATCCTCGAGCTTGGCTCCCGCGCTGCCGCGCCGCTGGTGAAATAAGCCATGGCCGGCACCTGGGATATGCTCGGCACCGGCGGGCCAGTGATCGTGATCCTGGCGCTGATGTCGCTTCTGTCGCTGACGGTGATTGCCGTCAAACTGATCCAGCTCTGGCCGGTTCGCTCCGGCGGGCAAGCCCGCGAACAGGCGCTGACCCAATGGAAGGACGGCGACCGCAAGCAGGCGCAGGACAGCATCGCAGGCGCCAATTCCCCCGCCGACCGGGTCATGGCCTATGCCATGCAGGCGCTGCAGGAAGGCCTGCGCGGCCCGCTGCTGCAGGACGAGTTGCAACGCCGCGGCAATGAGGAGGTAAGCCGGATGAACTCGCTTATCCGCCTGCTGGAGCTCATCGCCATGGTCTCACCGCTCCTCGGCCTCCTTGGCACCGTTCTCGGCATGATCCAGTCGTTTCAGGAACTGGAGCTGGCACAGGGCGCCGCCAATGCCTCGGTGCTCGCGGGCGGCATCTGGCAGGCGCTGCTGACCACCGCCGCGGGCCTGCTGGTCGCCATCCCCGCCGCCGTCGCCGCAGGGCTGTTCGCCGCCCGCATCGACGCCGCCGCGCAAGCCATCGAAAGCGCCGCCGGCCGCCTGCTGCTGATCGACGGGTCGCGCTGAGATATGCGCTTCCTTCGCATCATAAACACCCCGGGCCGCCTGCGGCCCGGTTCACGCCCGGCCCCGCCCCCCAGGGCGGGCGTGAAAACGCCCCCCCTCGGGGCCGGGCGTGAACCTGACTTCGGGGCCGAACGGCTCCTGCTATGACCCTCAACCGCCCAGCCCGCCCCCGCGCCCTGATCTCGCTGGTGCCGATGATCGACGTCATGCTGATCCTCTTGGTGTTCTTCATGGTGACTTCCACCTACCTGAACCTCGACATGATCCCGGCGGTGAACCCCTCAGAAGGCGCTGCAGCGGGCAGTCCCCAAACCCCGGCAGGCACCCTGATGATCCGCCTTGGTGCTGACGGCGTGCCGGTGCTGCGCGGCACGGCATTGGACAGCGAAACCCTTCAGTCCGCCCTGTCCGCCGCCGTCGCAGAGGAACCCCTCACCCAGGTGGTGATCCTGCCCTCTGGCGCCGCCCGGACCCAGGCGCTGATCACCGTGATGGACGCCGCCGCGCTGGCCGGCGTCACCCGCCTGCGCGTCCTGCGGCTGGAGGCGGCGCCGTGAAACTCAACCGCCCCGCCCGCGGGTCCCATTCCGAGACCATCATCGCCCTGATCGACGTGGTGTTCTTCCTGCTGGTGTTCTTCATGCTGATCGGCCGCATGGATGCCACCGCCCCCTTCGACGTGCGCCCCGCCACCGCCGTCACCGGCCGCGACATGCCTGCAGGCGGCATCACCCTCGCAGTGTCCGCCAGCGGAGACCTGGCGCTTGATGGCGAGGCCATCACCCGCGAGGCCCTCTCCCCTGCCCTCGCCGCTCTCCTGGCAGACGACCCTGCCTTACGCCTGCGCATCAACGCCCACCGCACAGCCGAACTGCGCAACGTTTTGCCGCTGGTGGCCCGGGGCGAGGCGCTGGGATTTACAGATGTGGTGCTCGTGGTCACCCCGGAAACAGACGGATGACGCGCGCGCCGGCCATATGGGCACTGGGGCTGTCCGCCTCTGCCCTGGTCCACGCCGCAGGCGCCGGCGCGCTACTGATTTCGCTCACCCCGGACCCGCTGCCGCAGCAGCCAACGCCCGAAAGCAGCCTCAACCTGCAGGCCCACCGCATCCCAAGGTCCGAAGCCGTACCGCAAACGGCAGAAAGCGAACAAGCCTCTGAAAGCAAGGGCCAAACCCAGGGTCTCGCCGCAGGCAGCATCCCCCAGTCCAGGGCGCAGCCCACGGCCCCCGCCGCGGACAGCCTTAAACCCGCAGCGGCCAAGACCTCCGCCGCCGCCCCGGCCCGGGCACCGGCCGGCAGGCTCGCCAGCGCCGCAGCCCCGCTGACACCCGCACCAGCGGCGCAACCGGACACAGCCGCCCTGCCGCAAACCGCCCCTGCCAGCCAGCCCGGCCCCCAGGCACAGCCCCAGGCCGTCCCCCTGCCGGGCGCGGCGCCCGCGCCTCAGCAGACCCCGGCTGCCGTTCCAGACGCCCCCCGCATCAAGGCCGCGCTGGCCTTCCAGGGCGGCTCCGGCGACATCGACCCGGTCTCCCTCGCCGCTTTCCAAAGCTTCATGCAGCCCGGTGATGCAGCGGCTGAGGGCGACCCCCTGCGCGATGGCGTTTCCGGCATCCTCGCCGCCGTCCCCTGCGCCCGCCTGCAGGTTGCCTTTGTCCCCGGAACCGCCACGCTGGAGGTCCGCGGCCACCTGCCCGAAGACGGGCTGCGCAGCCCGGTTCTG
This window of the Leisingera sp. S132 genome carries:
- a CDS encoding MotA/TolQ/ExbB proton channel family protein yields the protein MAGTWDMLGTGGPVIVILALMSLLSLTVIAVKLIQLWPVRSGGQAREQALTQWKDGDRKQAQDSIAGANSPADRVMAYAMQALQEGLRGPLLQDELQRRGNEEVSRMNSLIRLLELIAMVSPLLGLLGTVLGMIQSFQELELAQGAANASVLAGGIWQALLTTAAGLLVAIPAAVAAGLFAARIDAAAQAIESAAGRLLLIDGSR
- a CDS encoding biopolymer transporter ExbD, with protein sequence MTLNRPARPRALISLVPMIDVMLILLVFFMVTSTYLNLDMIPAVNPSEGAAAGSPQTPAGTLMIRLGADGVPVLRGTALDSETLQSALSAAVAEEPLTQVVILPSGAARTQALITVMDAAALAGVTRLRVLRLEAAP
- a CDS encoding biopolymer transporter ExbD — its product is MKLNRPARGSHSETIIALIDVVFFLLVFFMLIGRMDATAPFDVRPATAVTGRDMPAGGITLAVSASGDLALDGEAITREALSPALAALLADDPALRLRINAHRTAELRNVLPLVARGEALGFTDVVLVVTPETDG
- a CDS encoding DUF4384 domain-containing protein, with protein sequence MTRAPAIWALGLSASALVHAAGAGALLISLTPDPLPQQPTPESSLNLQAHRIPRSEAVPQTAESEQASESKGQTQGLAAGSIPQSRAQPTAPAADSLKPAAAKTSAAAPARAPAGRLASAAAPLTPAPAAQPDTAALPQTAPASQPGPQAQPQAVPLPGAAPAPQQTPAAVPDAPRIKAALAFQGGSGDIDPVSLAAFQSFMQPGDAAAEGDPLRDGVSGILAAVPCARLQVAFVPGTATLEVRGHLPEDGLRSPVLAALQAQMGTDITVSDQMRLLPRPQCGALAGISNVGLPQSTDQITNPLLVGSDAHARVLDYSGGERLFFDLTAPDYPAFVYVDYFDAGGAVLHLSPNELVPLAEAAPKTALRVGAKAAGDPGLQITVAPPYGQEIAVAFAASHPLYDGLRPLSEPAEPYLDFLRAQVAAARAEHADFKGEWVYFLITTHAP